The following coding sequences are from one Bacteroidia bacterium window:
- a CDS encoding glycosyltransferase gives MIFFTNIIFCFSITIAFLYAVFFLFLMVGWIRTNFFSSSEKIIFGGTKISIVIPVRNEENNILKCLESLLLQDYPKELTELIIVDDFSEDETFLLLKNALQKNNFSNVILISSQKAGKKNAISSGIEKATGTLIITTDADCTFPQKWLSTIVLFYEKNHPKFIFSSVIFADKKTFFQKLQSVEFAGLVAVGGASAYFNFPLMCNGANLAFEKIIFQEVNGFEGNEHISSGDDLFLMEKIRKKYPSEIKFLKSAEATVFTKEAPNLKSFISQRKRWASKTVRLKSKFILWTGGIIWSMNFLVLFSACFIAYNKTFIALFLFLFATKCIIDFLFLFLAVSFFEKRSYVVCILIIVVFYPIYVLYMSVFGSFGKINWKNRVISK, from the coding sequence ATGATTTTTTTTACCAATATTATTTTCTGTTTTTCTATTACGATTGCTTTTTTGTACGCCGTATTTTTTTTATTTTTAATGGTGGGATGGATACGCACAAATTTTTTTTCGTCGTCTGAAAAAATAATTTTTGGAGGTACAAAAATTTCGATTGTTATTCCGGTTCGGAACGAAGAAAATAATATTTTAAAATGTTTAGAGAGCCTCTTGTTACAAGATTATCCGAAAGAATTAACAGAACTAATTATCGTCGATGATTTTTCGGAAGATGAGACTTTTTTACTTCTGAAAAACGCGCTTCAAAAAAATAATTTTTCAAACGTCATTTTAATTTCATCGCAAAAAGCAGGAAAAAAAAATGCCATTTCTTCTGGCATCGAAAAAGCAACTGGAACGCTCATTATCACGACGGATGCAGATTGTACATTTCCTCAAAAATGGCTTTCGACCATCGTTTTATTTTATGAAAAAAACCACCCGAAATTTATTTTTTCGTCCGTCATTTTCGCGGATAAAAAAACATTTTTTCAAAAACTACAAAGTGTAGAATTCGCTGGATTAGTTGCTGTTGGTGGCGCATCCGCATATTTCAATTTTCCCTTGATGTGCAACGGTGCTAATTTGGCGTTCGAAAAAATAATTTTTCAAGAGGTAAACGGCTTCGAAGGAAACGAACACATTTCTTCCGGCGACGATTTATTTTTGATGGAAAAAATTCGAAAAAAATATCCATCCGAAATAAAATTTTTGAAATCCGCGGAAGCGACTGTTTTTACAAAAGAAGCACCCAATTTAAAATCATTTATTTCCCAACGAAAACGTTGGGCATCCAAAACGGTACGCTTAAAAAGTAAATTTATTTTATGGACAGGTGGAATTATTTGGAGCATGAATTTTTTAGTGCTTTTCAGTGCATGTTTCATCGCTTATAATAAGACTTTCATCGCCTTATTTTTATTTCTTTTCGCAACAAAATGTATAATTGACTTTTTGTTCTTATTTTTAGCCGTTTCTTTTTTCGAAAAAAGGAGCTATGTCGTGTGCATCTTGATTATAGTGGTTTTTTATCCAATATATGTTTTGTACATGAGTGTTTTTGGTAGTTTCGGGAAAATAAATTGGAAAAATAGAGTTATAAGTAAGTAA